The Humulus lupulus chromosome 4, drHumLupu1.1, whole genome shotgun sequence genome has a window encoding:
- the LOC133830122 gene encoding uncharacterized protein LOC133830122, whose amino-acid sequence MATSAFKSTSKRMSIGSSSSASVDDSASSNRSSAHRRSRSLSRFSHRLQTPASDDFDETLAPRGKFVNTVRGSGFPEISLDDVAVEFFDSGDRGRSASRKSEVTPESGSSASQRRGRSVARQGSRLTGGSSVGEVKGSAGSNSGSGGGRLTSDNSALSRRRRSVSVVRYQISDSESDLDHSQKRNSANPKSLGSGNDQLRSSHKPKASNHRQGLRRSFSQKDLRSCDGYSSHSSVLTDDEGRDAHSGKNGIERTIRTVYAQKMAQHPTGDDMNGSFYEAMRTELRHAVKEIRTEFEQAMGKTKPTASATGDCLLSKGSDVLQAVSSMRWNYSTQLEESEKRKQDLLSEIVLEEQRSRELSKIVKELIPEPKISAAVDKPSRVGTRRRSTDKGRMSKRLSEEAEKYIEDFISNVEDTDISSLDGERSDTSSSIGGGISIAKARMSQNPAMATPLPIDSDGVLLPWLKWETSNDASPILGITKMESPATPKNTSFDAVQEVSNEQDQTSQSASSRGSWSPGIMDSLPMKVVEGKGNYQRSSYPDGSKTRQFDMEDYLKLQRDEDLLFERFRQQQRVNSGGMFICNRMYF is encoded by the exons ATGGCGACCTCGGCATTCAAATCGACCTCGAAGCGAATGTCGATTGGATCGTCGTCATCGGCTTCAGTTGACGACTCGGCATCCTCGAATCGGAGCTCGGCTCACCGCCGTTCTCGGAGCCTCAGCCGATTCTCGCACCGGCTACAGACGCCGGCGAGCGATGATTTCGATGAAACTCTAGCTCCAAGAGGGAAGTTCGTTAACACAGTCAGAGGTTCGGGGTTTCCGGAGATCAGCCTTGATGACGTCGCCGTTGAGTTCTTTGACTCGGGAGATAGAGGTCGCTCGGCTTCGCGTAAGTCTGAGGTCACTCCGGAGAGTGGCTCTAGTGCGTCGCAGAGACGAGGGAGGTCCGTGGCGAGGCAGGGCTCGAGGTTGACTGGGGGTAGTAGTGTTGGTGAGGTGAAGGGGAGTGCTGGCAGCAATTCTGGTAGTGGTGGGGGAAGGTTGACTTCGGATAACAGTGCTCTTTCGAGAAGAAGGCGTTCGGTTTCGGTGGTTCGGTATCAAATTAGCGATTCTGAG AGCGATCTAGATCATTCCCAGAAACGTAACAGCGCTAATCCAAAGAGCTTAGGAAGTGGAAATGACCAGTTACGTTCCTCACATAAGCCAAAAGCTTCTAACCATAGACAAGGACTGAGACGGTCATTCAGCCAGAAGGATTTGAGGTCCTGCGATGGCTATTCT AGCCATTCCTCAGTTCTAACTGATGATGAAGGGAGGGATGCTCATTCTGGTAAAAATGGAATTGAGAGGACAATTCGAACAGTTTATGCACAGAAGATG GCACAACATCCAACTGGGGATGATATGAATGGTAGTTTTTATGAGGCAATGCGGACAGAACTTAGACAtgctgtgaaagaaattagaacAGAGTTTGAACAA GCAATGGGGAAGACAAAACCCACAGCTTCTGCAACAGGCGATTGCTTGCTGTCAAAAGGTTCTGATGTACTTCAGGCTGTTTCTTCAATGAGGTGGAATTACTCAACCCAATTGGAAGAG TCTGAGAAGCGTAAACAAGATTTACTATCAGAAATTGTGTTGGAGGAGCAACGTAGCAGGGAGCTCTCTAAGATAGTGAAGGAATTGATTCCAGAGCCCAAGATCAGCGCTGCTGTAGATAAACCGTCCCGAGTTGGGACAAGAAGG AGGAGTACTGACAAAGGTAGAATGTCAAAGAGACTGTCTGAGGAGGCAGAGAAATACATCGAGGACTTCATTTCAAATGTTGAAGATACAGACATATCATCACTCGACGGAGAAAGAAGTGATACAAGTTCAAGTATAGGAGGAGGAATATCAATTGCGAAGGCACGAATGTCCCAAAATCCAGCAATGGCAACACCTCTTCCTATTGACTCGGACGGAGTTCTACTTCCTTGGTTGAAGTGGGAGACGAGCAATGATGCTTCACCCATTTTAGGCATCACTAAGATGGAGTCCCCTGCAACTCCAAAAAATACTTCATTTGATGCTGTTCAG GAGGTTAGTAACGAACAGGATCAAACTAGTCAGTCAGCCAGTAGCCGAGGGAGCTGGAGTCCAGGGATTATGGATTCGCTTCCAATGAAAGTAGTAGAAGGCAAAGGAAATTATCAGCGGTCATCATATCCAGATGGATCAAAAACGCGACAGTTTGACATGGAAGATTATCTCAAGCTTCAAAGAGATGAAGATCTTCTCTTTGAAAGATTTAGACAACAGCAGAGAGTTAATTCAGGTGGCATGTTTATCTGTAACCGAATGTATTTTTAG